A single Gambusia affinis linkage group LG22, SWU_Gaff_1.0, whole genome shotgun sequence DNA region contains:
- the gnpat2 gene encoding dihydroxyacetone phosphate acyltransferase isoform X2, which produces MREMSQNLQLRFIRLMAFTFRKVFKRVFSAVYVNMEGLQALQQATQEFPVILMPNHRSYIDFLVVSYILYNYDIPVPVIAAGISLAGMKIVGEILRRSGAFFIRRAIGSDKLYWAVLSEYVRTIVRTGFAPLEFFVEGLRSRTLKSLPPKLGMMNMILEPFFKGEVYDVTLLPISISYDRVLEESLLAHELLGVPKPRESTAGLLKASKVLQENYGCVHVNFGRPLSVRQLCEGKINRCQYNLIPRDLPQKPNAEAQACGSWLAHMIVRLQEEGALTSPWSLMACILLQVPTTVLTEEGLLFHQLTERTLWLRKLALDFRARLSWPEKVPDSDVMSSTVALHRSVVYRKAGRVYLTRNDELERKHSMVPEEDMMRTAAAVLMLASYRNQCLHIFMRPALLALAMSITKSTKKDELLTCFCFMQEVFSSEFVFIPGKSTQDFDEACSLLHKCKAVHVSQWEVTDSDTGLEVLSFLQELLKPFIESYQLMFRFLCEERDCVFREKDFVSGVRTLATKLIVSRELHTYEALSSDMQKNVLSSLRRLGAVTKIEISENNEYKVNKSAVRRTGDMLAGRISPQIVQAAPDARL; this is translated from the exons ATGCGGGAAATGTCTCAAAACTTGCAGCTGAGGTTCATCAGGCTGATGGCGTTCACATTCAGAAAGGTGTTCAAGAGGGTCTTCAGTGCTGTTTACGTCAACATGGAAGGACTCCAAGCG ctTCAACAAGCCACTCAAGAGTTCCCCGTTATCCTGATGCCCAATCACAGGAGTTACATCGATTTCCTGGTTGTCTCCTACATCTTGTACAACTACGACATTCCAGTGCCCGTAATTGCTGCAGGAATTT CTCTTGCAGGGATGAAGATTGTGGGAGAGATACTGCGTCGGTCTGGGGCTTTCTTTATTCGACGTGCCATTGGCTCTGACAAACTCTACTGGGCTGTGCTGTCAGAATATGTTCGGACAATTGTCAGA ACAGGATTTGCCCCTCTGGAGTTTTTTGTGGAAGGTCTCCGGAGTCGAACACTGAAGTCCCTCCCACCGAAGTTAG GTATGATGAACATGATCCTGGAGCCATTCTTTAAAGGCGAGGTGTACGACGTCACCTTGCTGCCCATCAGTATAAGCTACGACCGGGTGCTGGAGGAGTCGCTGCTCGCACATGAGCTACTGGGTGTCCCCAAACCCAGAGAGAGCACCGCG GGTCTACTGAAGGCCAGCAAAGTTCTGCAGGAGAATTACGGCTGCGTGCATGTGAACTTTGGCCGCCCCTTGTCTGTCCGACAACTGTGTGAGGGCAAGATAAATCGCTGCCAGTACAACCTTATACCTAG GGATCTTCCTCAGAAACCCAATGCAGAGGCCCAAGCCTGTGGAAGTTGGCTGGCTCACATGATTGTACGGCTCCAAGAGGAGGGCGCTCTGACCAGCCCCTGGTCTCTGATGGCCTGCATCCTGCTCCAGGTTCCTACTACAGTCTTAACAGAAGAGGGTCTGCTGTTTCACCAGCTCACAGAGCGAACCCTCTGGCTCAGGAAGCTGGCACTGGATTTTAGGGCTCGCCTTAGCTGGCCTG aaaaagtcCCAGATTCAGATGTGATGTCTTCCACCGTGGCTCTCCATCGATCTGTTGTTTACCGTAAAGCGGGACGTGTCTATTTGACGCGAAACGATGAGCTTGAGCGGAAACACTCGATGGTCCCAGAGGAAGACATGATGAGGACGGCGGCTGCGGTCCTGATGCTGGCTTCATACAGGAATCAGTGCCTGCATATTTTTATGCGTCCTGCGCTGCTTGCTTTGGCCATGAGTATcacaaaaagcacaaagaaag ATGAGCTCCTCACATGCTTCTGCTTCATGCAAGAAGTTTTCTCCAGcgaatttgttttcattcctgGCAAATCTACTCAG GACTTTGATGAGGCATGCTCTCTGCTACACAAATGTAAAGCAGTCCATGTCAGCCAGTGGGAAGTGACTGATTCAGACACGGGACTGGAGGTGTTGTCTttcctgcaggagctgctgaAACCCTTCATTGAGTCCTATCAG CTGATGTTCAGATTCCTCTGTGAGGAGAGAGACTGTGTATTCAGAGAGAAAGACTTCGTGTCTGGTGTGCGAACTCTGGCTACAAAACTCATCGtctcaa gggAACTCCACACCTATGAAGCCCTCTCGTCGGACATGCAGAAAAACGTTTTGTCATCGCTGCGGAGGCTGGGGGCCGTCACTAAGATAGAGAT ATCTGAGAATAATGAATATAAGGTGAACAAATCAGCTGTGAGAAGAACTGGAGACATGCTTG CTGGAAGAATCTCTCCGCAGATTGTCCAGGCTGCACCTGATGCCAGACTGTAG
- the gnpat2 gene encoding dihydroxyacetone phosphate acyltransferase isoform X1 gives MANTYRVLDKVRLQDEEEFVDILEDKRHCSDLRFAFRTFSPPPYKGAPACSSAELNQAVLESQYLRYVVQEVALETGSSVEEVRDKVCRIMREMSQNLQLRFIRLMAFTFRKVFKRVFSAVYVNMEGLQALQQATQEFPVILMPNHRSYIDFLVVSYILYNYDIPVPVIAAGISLAGMKIVGEILRRSGAFFIRRAIGSDKLYWAVLSEYVRTIVRTGFAPLEFFVEGLRSRTLKSLPPKLGMMNMILEPFFKGEVYDVTLLPISISYDRVLEESLLAHELLGVPKPRESTAGLLKASKVLQENYGCVHVNFGRPLSVRQLCEGKINRCQYNLIPRDLPQKPNAEAQACGSWLAHMIVRLQEEGALTSPWSLMACILLQVPTTVLTEEGLLFHQLTERTLWLRKLALDFRARLSWPEKVPDSDVMSSTVALHRSVVYRKAGRVYLTRNDELERKHSMVPEEDMMRTAAAVLMLASYRNQCLHIFMRPALLALAMSITKSTKKDELLTCFCFMQEVFSSEFVFIPGKSTQDFDEACSLLHKCKAVHVSQWEVTDSDTGLEVLSFLQELLKPFIESYQLMFRFLCEERDCVFREKDFVSGVRTLATKLIVSRELHTYEALSSDMQKNVLSSLRRLGAVTKIEISENNEYKVNKSAVRRTGDMLAGRISPQIVQAAPDARL, from the exons atggcAAACACG TATAGAGTCTTGGATAAAGTTCGTCTGCAAGATGAAGAGGAATTTGTGGACATCCTGGAGGACAAGAGGCACTGCAGTGACTTGAGATTTGCCTTCAGGACCTTCAGTCCTCCACCGTATAAAGGAGCGCCCGCCTGCTCCTCTGCTGAACTTAACCAAGCCGTGCTGGAGTCTCAGTATCTTCGCTACGTTGTCCAAGAG GTTGCTTTGGAGACAGGGTCATCCGTGGAGGAAGTGAGAGACAAAGTATGCAGAATTATGCGGGAAATGTCTCAAAACTTGCAGCTGAGGTTCATCAGGCTGATGGCGTTCACATTCAGAAAGGTGTTCAAGAGGGTCTTCAGTGCTGTTTACGTCAACATGGAAGGACTCCAAGCG ctTCAACAAGCCACTCAAGAGTTCCCCGTTATCCTGATGCCCAATCACAGGAGTTACATCGATTTCCTGGTTGTCTCCTACATCTTGTACAACTACGACATTCCAGTGCCCGTAATTGCTGCAGGAATTT CTCTTGCAGGGATGAAGATTGTGGGAGAGATACTGCGTCGGTCTGGGGCTTTCTTTATTCGACGTGCCATTGGCTCTGACAAACTCTACTGGGCTGTGCTGTCAGAATATGTTCGGACAATTGTCAGA ACAGGATTTGCCCCTCTGGAGTTTTTTGTGGAAGGTCTCCGGAGTCGAACACTGAAGTCCCTCCCACCGAAGTTAG GTATGATGAACATGATCCTGGAGCCATTCTTTAAAGGCGAGGTGTACGACGTCACCTTGCTGCCCATCAGTATAAGCTACGACCGGGTGCTGGAGGAGTCGCTGCTCGCACATGAGCTACTGGGTGTCCCCAAACCCAGAGAGAGCACCGCG GGTCTACTGAAGGCCAGCAAAGTTCTGCAGGAGAATTACGGCTGCGTGCATGTGAACTTTGGCCGCCCCTTGTCTGTCCGACAACTGTGTGAGGGCAAGATAAATCGCTGCCAGTACAACCTTATACCTAG GGATCTTCCTCAGAAACCCAATGCAGAGGCCCAAGCCTGTGGAAGTTGGCTGGCTCACATGATTGTACGGCTCCAAGAGGAGGGCGCTCTGACCAGCCCCTGGTCTCTGATGGCCTGCATCCTGCTCCAGGTTCCTACTACAGTCTTAACAGAAGAGGGTCTGCTGTTTCACCAGCTCACAGAGCGAACCCTCTGGCTCAGGAAGCTGGCACTGGATTTTAGGGCTCGCCTTAGCTGGCCTG aaaaagtcCCAGATTCAGATGTGATGTCTTCCACCGTGGCTCTCCATCGATCTGTTGTTTACCGTAAAGCGGGACGTGTCTATTTGACGCGAAACGATGAGCTTGAGCGGAAACACTCGATGGTCCCAGAGGAAGACATGATGAGGACGGCGGCTGCGGTCCTGATGCTGGCTTCATACAGGAATCAGTGCCTGCATATTTTTATGCGTCCTGCGCTGCTTGCTTTGGCCATGAGTATcacaaaaagcacaaagaaag ATGAGCTCCTCACATGCTTCTGCTTCATGCAAGAAGTTTTCTCCAGcgaatttgttttcattcctgGCAAATCTACTCAG GACTTTGATGAGGCATGCTCTCTGCTACACAAATGTAAAGCAGTCCATGTCAGCCAGTGGGAAGTGACTGATTCAGACACGGGACTGGAGGTGTTGTCTttcctgcaggagctgctgaAACCCTTCATTGAGTCCTATCAG CTGATGTTCAGATTCCTCTGTGAGGAGAGAGACTGTGTATTCAGAGAGAAAGACTTCGTGTCTGGTGTGCGAACTCTGGCTACAAAACTCATCGtctcaa gggAACTCCACACCTATGAAGCCCTCTCGTCGGACATGCAGAAAAACGTTTTGTCATCGCTGCGGAGGCTGGGGGCCGTCACTAAGATAGAGAT ATCTGAGAATAATGAATATAAGGTGAACAAATCAGCTGTGAGAAGAACTGGAGACATGCTTG CTGGAAGAATCTCTCCGCAGATTGTCCAGGCTGCACCTGATGCCAGACTGTAG
- the lpin1b gene encoding phosphatidate phosphatase LPIN1 isoform X1: MISVDEEELDEAVQQYSTDTTWSWTRQTMNYVGQLAGQVFVQVKELYRGLNPATLSGCIDVIVVRHPDGSLHCSPFHVRFGKMGVLRSREKVVDIEINGEPVDLHMKLGDNGEAFFVQQTNNDQEVVPSYLATSPILSDAAFSMGSPLMGKSSGAPVQTLGSLGSNGESSGAITKKRRKRRRKSRTESTRREESGDYSADEDMFSIDISSDEETEMESSRSLSRDALQDETTVASGICSFKQAWLYTRSDGEWSPIHSRDNSRPTSPKSDSELITNHSEADSQNPAMHWAWGKLPQAAAPSFLSLKPTGSHVFPVSIPVSKSTHFRAIPHQTPSDQCAPSSETQAPSLLIEEEAEVKRGTLDPVTMELESMRMETQMLPSEETAACTSGKTDSPSKKKDKRSRHLGSDGIYLDDITELEPEVAALYFPKSESASAMRSISDPGLHSASLSPQCMSSGGDSGVDSYCDPMSDMPSMAISLCGGLTDNKEITKEQFCDKIVSYQQFAENPSIIDDPNLVVKIGSKYYNWSTAAPLVLAIQAFQKPLPKASVENIMKEKMPKKGGRWWFSWRGRNNNAKSDSVTECGACDTAEVGKMKSRLKEESSSSDEDHIAGNQTSPIIQSEPGVSSGGVSYKKTLRLTSEQLLSLQLQDGPNDVVFSVTTQYQGTCRCQGTIYLWNWDDKIIISDIDGTITRSDTLGHILPTLGKDWTHQGIAQLYHKVSQNGYRFLYCSARAIGMADMTRGYLNWVNERGTMLPMGPVLLSPSSLFSALHREVIEKKPEKFKVECLTDIRHLFYPNTEPFYAAFGNRPTDVYSYKEVGVPLNRIFTVNPKGELVQEHAKTNISSYARLGEVVDHVFPLKMRSCSSDFPCSDTYSHFTYWREQLPQVEQEETTSPQTTSSSS, translated from the exons ATGATATCAGTGGACGAAGAGGAGCTCGATGAGGCCGTTCAGCAATATTCTACTGACACCACCTGGAGCTGG ACCCGTCAAACCATGAACTACGTGGGCCAGCTCGCAGGTCAGGTGTTCGTCCAGGTCAAAGAGCTGTACCGAGGACTCAACCCTGCAACGCTTTCTGGCTGCATCGACGTCATCGTTGTGAGACACCCTGATGGTTCGCTGCATTGCTCGCCCTTCCACGTTCGCTTCGGCAAAATGGGCGTCCTCCGGTCCCGAGAGAAAGTG GTTGACATAGAAATCAATGGAGAACCAGTGGATCTGCATATGAAGCTGGGTGACAATGGAGAGGCATTCTTtgtacaacaaacaaacaatgatcAG GAAGTGGTTCCCTCCTACTTGGCTACTTCTCCCATCTTGTCGGATGCTGCCTTTTCAATGGGCTCCCCGCTGATGGGGAAGAGCTCAGGGGCTCCTGTACAGACTCTGGGCTCCTTAGGGAGCAACGGCGAGAGCAGTGGCGCAATAacaaagaagaggaggaaaaggaggaggaagagtcgGACAGAGAGCACCAGGAGGGAGGAGAGTGGAGACTACTCAGCAGATGAAGACATGTTTTCAATAGACATCAGTTCTGATGAAGAGACTGAAATGGAGAGCAGCAG gtCTTTATCAAGGGACGCCTTACAAGACGAAACAACAGTGGCTTCAGGCATCTGTTCTTTTAAGCAGGCTTGGCTCTACACTCGTTCAGATGGAGAGTGGAGCCCGATTCATAG TCGTGATAACTCTCGCCCCACCTCTCCAAAGAGCGATTCAGAGCTGATCACCAATCATTCAGAAGCAGACAGTCAGAATCCAGCCATGCACTGGGCTTGGGGAAAGCTCCCCCAGGCTGCTGCA CCTTCGTTTCTCTCACTGAAGCCTACTGGGTCACATGTTTTCCCCGTATCCATTCCTGTGTCTAAAAGTACACATTTCCGAGCGATCCCTCATCAGACACCTTCAGACCAATGTGCTCCAAGCTCTGAAACACAAGCTCCCTCTTTGCTGATTGAGGAGGAAGCTGAGGTCAAAAGGGGAACACTGGACCCGGTCACGATGGAATTAGAATCCATGAGGATGGAGACTCAGATGCTACCTTCAGAGGAAACGGCGGCTTGTACATCCGGCAAAACAGACTCTCCATCAAAGAAAAAGG ACAAAAGAAGCCGCCATCTTGGTTCCGATGGAATTTACTTGGACGACATTACAGAGTTGGAGCCTGAAGTTGCTGCTCTTTATTTTCCTAAGAG TGAGAGCGCTTCAGCCATGAGAAGTATCTCCGACCCGGGGCTCCACAGCGCCAGCTTGTCCCCACAGTGTATGAGTTCGGGGGGCGACAGCGGTGTGGACAGTTACTGTGACCCCATGTCTGACATGCCATCAATGGCCATCTCCCTGTGTGGGGGGCTCACTGACAACAAGGAGATTACTAAAG agCAATTCTGTGATAAGATCGTCTCCTATCAGCAATTTGCAGAAAACCCCTCCATCATAGACGACCCAAATTTAGTTGTTAAAATCGGTTCAAA GTACTATAACTGGAGCACCGCAGCCCCACTCGTGCTCGCCATACAAGCCTTTCAGAAACCTCTGCCAAAG GCCTCGGTGGAGAACATCATGAAGGAGAAGATGCCTAAGAAAGGAGGGCGGTGGTGGTTTTCGTGGAGAGGCAggaataataatgcaaaatcA GATTCAGTCACTGAATGTGGGGCTTGTGATACTGCTGAGgttggaaaaatgaaaagcag ACTGAAAGAAGAGTCATCATCTAGCGATGAAGATCACATTGCAGGCAATCAAACCTCCCCCATCATCCAATCAGAACCTGGGGTCTCTTCAGGGGGCGTGTCTTATAAGAAAACTCTCCGCCTCACGTCAGAGCAGCTG CTGTCCCTTCAGTTGCAGGATGGTCCCAATGATGTTGTGTTTAGTGTGACCACTCAGTACCAGGGAACCTGTCGCTGTCAGGGAACCATCTACCTCTGGAACTGGGACGACAAGATAATCATCTCTGACATAGATGGAACCATTACCAG GTCAGACACGTTGGGTCACATCCTGCCCACACTGGGGAAAGACTGGACTCACCAGGGAATTGCACAACTCTACCACAAAGTCAGCCa AAATGGTTATAGGTTTCTATATTGTTCAGCTCGGGCAATCGGCATGGCTGACATGACCAGAGGCTACCTCAACTGGGTCAATGAGAGAGGGACCATGCTTCCTATGGGGCCCGTCCTTCTCAGCCCATCCAGCCTTTTTTCAGCACTGCACAG GGAAGTGATTGAGAAGAAACCTGAGAAATTCAAGGTGGAGTGTCTCACAGATATCAGACACCTGTTTTACCCAAACACGGAACCTTTCTATGCAGCATTTGGCAACAGACCCACG GATGTGTATTCTTATAAGGAAGTAGGGGTGCCGCTGAACCGGATTTTTACAGTAAATCCTAAAGGGGAGCTAGTACAGGAACATGCTAAGACCAACATCTCATC GTATGCACGTCTTGGTGAGGTTGTAGACCACGTGTTCCCCCTCAAGATGCGTTCCTGCTCCTCAGACTTCCCCTGCTCAGACACCTACAGCCATTTCACATACTGGAGGGAGCAGCTCCCCCAAGTGGAACAGGAGGAAACTACAAGTCCACAGACGACGAGCTCCAGCAGCTGA
- the lpin1b gene encoding phosphatidate phosphatase LPIN1 isoform X2 translates to MNYVGQLAGQVFVQVKELYRGLNPATLSGCIDVIVVRHPDGSLHCSPFHVRFGKMGVLRSREKVVDIEINGEPVDLHMKLGDNGEAFFVQQTNNDQEVVPSYLATSPILSDAAFSMGSPLMGKSSGAPVQTLGSLGSNGESSGAITKKRRKRRRKSRTESTRREESGDYSADEDMFSIDISSDEETEMESSRSLSRDALQDETTVASGICSFKQAWLYTRSDGEWSPIHSRDNSRPTSPKSDSELITNHSEADSQNPAMHWAWGKLPQAAAPSFLSLKPTGSHVFPVSIPVSKSTHFRAIPHQTPSDQCAPSSETQAPSLLIEEEAEVKRGTLDPVTMELESMRMETQMLPSEETAACTSGKTDSPSKKKDKRSRHLGSDGIYLDDITELEPEVAALYFPKSESASAMRSISDPGLHSASLSPQCMSSGGDSGVDSYCDPMSDMPSMAISLCGGLTDNKEITKEQFCDKIVSYQQFAENPSIIDDPNLVVKIGSKYYNWSTAAPLVLAIQAFQKPLPKASVENIMKEKMPKKGGRWWFSWRGRNNNAKSDSVTECGACDTAEVGKMKSRLKEESSSSDEDHIAGNQTSPIIQSEPGVSSGGVSYKKTLRLTSEQLLSLQLQDGPNDVVFSVTTQYQGTCRCQGTIYLWNWDDKIIISDIDGTITRSDTLGHILPTLGKDWTHQGIAQLYHKVSQNGYRFLYCSARAIGMADMTRGYLNWVNERGTMLPMGPVLLSPSSLFSALHREVIEKKPEKFKVECLTDIRHLFYPNTEPFYAAFGNRPTDVYSYKEVGVPLNRIFTVNPKGELVQEHAKTNISSYARLGEVVDHVFPLKMRSCSSDFPCSDTYSHFTYWREQLPQVEQEETTSPQTTSSSS, encoded by the exons ATGAACTACGTGGGCCAGCTCGCAGGTCAGGTGTTCGTCCAGGTCAAAGAGCTGTACCGAGGACTCAACCCTGCAACGCTTTCTGGCTGCATCGACGTCATCGTTGTGAGACACCCTGATGGTTCGCTGCATTGCTCGCCCTTCCACGTTCGCTTCGGCAAAATGGGCGTCCTCCGGTCCCGAGAGAAAGTG GTTGACATAGAAATCAATGGAGAACCAGTGGATCTGCATATGAAGCTGGGTGACAATGGAGAGGCATTCTTtgtacaacaaacaaacaatgatcAG GAAGTGGTTCCCTCCTACTTGGCTACTTCTCCCATCTTGTCGGATGCTGCCTTTTCAATGGGCTCCCCGCTGATGGGGAAGAGCTCAGGGGCTCCTGTACAGACTCTGGGCTCCTTAGGGAGCAACGGCGAGAGCAGTGGCGCAATAacaaagaagaggaggaaaaggaggaggaagagtcgGACAGAGAGCACCAGGAGGGAGGAGAGTGGAGACTACTCAGCAGATGAAGACATGTTTTCAATAGACATCAGTTCTGATGAAGAGACTGAAATGGAGAGCAGCAG gtCTTTATCAAGGGACGCCTTACAAGACGAAACAACAGTGGCTTCAGGCATCTGTTCTTTTAAGCAGGCTTGGCTCTACACTCGTTCAGATGGAGAGTGGAGCCCGATTCATAG TCGTGATAACTCTCGCCCCACCTCTCCAAAGAGCGATTCAGAGCTGATCACCAATCATTCAGAAGCAGACAGTCAGAATCCAGCCATGCACTGGGCTTGGGGAAAGCTCCCCCAGGCTGCTGCA CCTTCGTTTCTCTCACTGAAGCCTACTGGGTCACATGTTTTCCCCGTATCCATTCCTGTGTCTAAAAGTACACATTTCCGAGCGATCCCTCATCAGACACCTTCAGACCAATGTGCTCCAAGCTCTGAAACACAAGCTCCCTCTTTGCTGATTGAGGAGGAAGCTGAGGTCAAAAGGGGAACACTGGACCCGGTCACGATGGAATTAGAATCCATGAGGATGGAGACTCAGATGCTACCTTCAGAGGAAACGGCGGCTTGTACATCCGGCAAAACAGACTCTCCATCAAAGAAAAAGG ACAAAAGAAGCCGCCATCTTGGTTCCGATGGAATTTACTTGGACGACATTACAGAGTTGGAGCCTGAAGTTGCTGCTCTTTATTTTCCTAAGAG TGAGAGCGCTTCAGCCATGAGAAGTATCTCCGACCCGGGGCTCCACAGCGCCAGCTTGTCCCCACAGTGTATGAGTTCGGGGGGCGACAGCGGTGTGGACAGTTACTGTGACCCCATGTCTGACATGCCATCAATGGCCATCTCCCTGTGTGGGGGGCTCACTGACAACAAGGAGATTACTAAAG agCAATTCTGTGATAAGATCGTCTCCTATCAGCAATTTGCAGAAAACCCCTCCATCATAGACGACCCAAATTTAGTTGTTAAAATCGGTTCAAA GTACTATAACTGGAGCACCGCAGCCCCACTCGTGCTCGCCATACAAGCCTTTCAGAAACCTCTGCCAAAG GCCTCGGTGGAGAACATCATGAAGGAGAAGATGCCTAAGAAAGGAGGGCGGTGGTGGTTTTCGTGGAGAGGCAggaataataatgcaaaatcA GATTCAGTCACTGAATGTGGGGCTTGTGATACTGCTGAGgttggaaaaatgaaaagcag ACTGAAAGAAGAGTCATCATCTAGCGATGAAGATCACATTGCAGGCAATCAAACCTCCCCCATCATCCAATCAGAACCTGGGGTCTCTTCAGGGGGCGTGTCTTATAAGAAAACTCTCCGCCTCACGTCAGAGCAGCTG CTGTCCCTTCAGTTGCAGGATGGTCCCAATGATGTTGTGTTTAGTGTGACCACTCAGTACCAGGGAACCTGTCGCTGTCAGGGAACCATCTACCTCTGGAACTGGGACGACAAGATAATCATCTCTGACATAGATGGAACCATTACCAG GTCAGACACGTTGGGTCACATCCTGCCCACACTGGGGAAAGACTGGACTCACCAGGGAATTGCACAACTCTACCACAAAGTCAGCCa AAATGGTTATAGGTTTCTATATTGTTCAGCTCGGGCAATCGGCATGGCTGACATGACCAGAGGCTACCTCAACTGGGTCAATGAGAGAGGGACCATGCTTCCTATGGGGCCCGTCCTTCTCAGCCCATCCAGCCTTTTTTCAGCACTGCACAG GGAAGTGATTGAGAAGAAACCTGAGAAATTCAAGGTGGAGTGTCTCACAGATATCAGACACCTGTTTTACCCAAACACGGAACCTTTCTATGCAGCATTTGGCAACAGACCCACG GATGTGTATTCTTATAAGGAAGTAGGGGTGCCGCTGAACCGGATTTTTACAGTAAATCCTAAAGGGGAGCTAGTACAGGAACATGCTAAGACCAACATCTCATC GTATGCACGTCTTGGTGAGGTTGTAGACCACGTGTTCCCCCTCAAGATGCGTTCCTGCTCCTCAGACTTCCCCTGCTCAGACACCTACAGCCATTTCACATACTGGAGGGAGCAGCTCCCCCAAGTGGAACAGGAGGAAACTACAAGTCCACAGACGACGAGCTCCAGCAGCTGA